DNA sequence from the Macrobrachium nipponense isolate FS-2020 chromosome 3, ASM1510439v2, whole genome shotgun sequence genome:
GAAGCTGATGCGAGTGAAGTGTCTAGACTAGATGATAGTCTGGACACGGAAGACCTGGAAGATGCTAAAGAAGAACAGGAAAGAGATGTGCTCGAAGTAACTAGACAGGAAGATAGTCTAGATATGGAAGACCTCGAAGGTACTGAAGAAGAACAGGAAAGAGATATGCTCGAAGTATCTAGACTGGAAGACAGTCTAGATATGGAAGATCTGGAAGTGCCTAGCCCGGAAGAGTGTCCCCCCGACATGGAAGAACCTGAGATCCCTGATCAAGAAGAGTCAGATATAGAAAAACAGAGCTTAGCAGAAGCTCTGGAAAAGAGTCAAGTTTACGGAAATAAACTGGAACATCTCTGGAAGCAATCACAGGAGGAGATTGTGCGGCTTCAGAACCAACTTGTGGACCAAGACAAGTTGCTGGAAAAGAGCGCACAGGGTCGAGCAGGACTGAAGAAAGAAATCGAGAACGTCTACCTTGAAAAGGAACATGTTCTGACTGAAAAGCGGCGCCTAGAAGGACATTTGGAACTGGCTATAGATCGAGGAGAGAGGATAGAGAACTTGAATAAAGAACTGAAGGAGAAAACAGAGTCTCTAGAGAGCCAGTTAGAGGCGAATGACGTCTTGCTAAAGAAAAGggacgaagaggagagagaaaagcaaaatcTCTTCCAACAGGCTTTGGTCGAAAAGGAAGGAGAACTGGAGAGcgccataaagaaaaaaactgagcTGGGCCTCAAATTGAAACAAATAGAAGCTTCCAATCAAAAGCTTGCTTCGGAGAAAGAATATTTCGAGTGGCTGATAGAAGGCTACAAGGATGCCGTAGCCCaaaagaagaaggaagttgaCCACATACAAGAAGTACTCGGACGTAAAGCGACAGAGTCTGGGAAGGACCGAGAAACACTTGAGATCCTTAAATCAGAAAATGTGAGACTCAGGGAGTTAGCAACTGACCTTCAAGACAGAAATTGTGAGCTAGAGAAGAAGCAGGCAGACGAGACCCAGAAAAACTTGATACTAACGGACAAAGTTCAGTCGCTAGAATTACTTTTGGGCCAAAAAGAATCTCAGCTGGTTTCGGCAGCAGAAATTCTAACTGCAGAAAGAGCGAAAACTGAGATTATGGCCGCTGAACTCAAAAAGATGAAGAACTGGGTCTCAGAACTAGGAGTAGAAAATGCAAAGTATAAAGAACAGTTAGAGGAAAAAGAAGCTGAAGTGACTAAAGTGACGAAAGAGTTAGACAATGGAAAGATAACCACCCAAACTCTGGCTGGAGAAGCCCAGGTTATGAAGAACTGGGTTGCAGAGTTAGGAGGAGAGAACGCCAAGCTTCAGGAAAAGGTAGACGAAAaccaaatgcaaataaattcacttaAGAAATCTTTAAGGAGGGAGAAACAGAGGAACAGAACTCTACAGGATGCTCTCCATCATGAGAAGGAAATgttgaaggaagaaaagaagaggggAAATGAGATGGAAACTTCCCTTAGAACCTTAGAAGTAGAACTCCATAATAGGGACCTCCAAAAAGAAAACTTactaaacacagaaagaaaactgAGATGTGAAATAGCAGAGAAACTAGGCGTCGCTCTCAATCACAGGAAGGAACTGGAAAGCTTGCTGGAAGAGGCAGAAGAGAAGGTGAGAAAACTTGCAAAAGATTTCGAGGAAGAGGTCCAGAAAAGGGAGGCCCAAAAACTAGATT
Encoded proteins:
- the LOC135222328 gene encoding trichohyalin-like, yielding MFELYCILLAVLAFIYGDLCASINQLQNFFCSQGVNSGFRVPSALVAAAVDSLEPEILDQRNSLTAPSSAFAKPCLVLLATLALAVFWKSGMFGPKGHELDECLESERTNLSDDMETDLSDSVNDLETDLSDSENDIENYLSDSEDDSDTDMSESENELEADASEVSRLDDSLDTEDLEDAKEEQERDVLEVTRQEDSLDMEDLEGTEEEQERDMLEVSRLEDSLDMEDLEVPSPEECPPDMEEPEIPDQEESDIEKQSLAEALEKSQVYGNKLEHLWKQSQEEIVRLQNQLVDQDKLLEKSAQGRAGLKKEIENVYLEKEHVLTEKRRLEGHLELAIDRGERIENLNKELKEKTESLESQLEANDVLLKKRDEEEREKQNLFQQALVEKEGELESAIKKKTELGLKLKQIEASNQKLASEKEYFEWLIEGYKDAVAQKKKEVDHIQEVLGRKATESGKDRETLEILKSENVRLRELATDLQDRNCELEKKQADETQKNLILTDKVQSLELLLGQKESQLVSAAEILTAERAKTEIMAAELKKMKNWVSELGVENAKYKEQLEEKEAEVTKVTKELDNGKITTQTLAGEAQVMKNWVAELGGENAKLQEKVDENQMQINSLKKSLRREKQRNRTLQDALHHEKEMLKEEKKRGNEMETSLRTLEVELHNRDLQKENLLNTERKLRCEIAEKLGVALNHRKELESLLEEAEEKVRKLAKDFEEEVQKREAQKLDFLGKEQKLKGKMLTLESRLKNAENLLMKEERENLHLQQRLKEKDKEVETLRKDEEDHQEQMKEMEDKLQNLSKERNSLIEAVEKQSRECHLLIAEKEREKSEIRLYYQERLDQKDSETKKLMEEKEEYDKLKENWRIKEEKMIREQQRLMERQRRQEEALRDQDKYMLMTLLHGTAQRNFHLQHIALQHGIEQERHDGGQEEDLWMRREKQYRKYCDALSDRSNYGKQWEVLTQTLTDLIHEEEGIPQTTNGDSNENCEIFDGNPDDKMCHQSNDKIEPQRADTDEENVG